The following DNA comes from Chloroflexota bacterium.
GAGGTAAGCCATCCCACTAATGCGAACTAGCGATCCAGCATAGCTGCATAATGTCGACATTTGTTCAAGCTCGTTGCACTCAACAGAAGAATGAGATGTGTCGTCCAGATTCGCCGTTCCCTGGTGATCTCAGTGATCCCTCTTCTCGATCCCAGGACTTCTAGGTCAAAGGTATAGTAGTGCCCGAAGCTTTGGCTATCAACTTCCCAGTCCGGTTGTTCACTGTAATCTCGGCGATGTCCACCCGTCTCCCTTTACGAATGACGCGACACTCAGCAGTAAGCTCGTCTTCTTGGTCAGAGCCGGCAATGAAATGGATATTGAATTGAGTGGCAACGCTCGCCCGGCCCATGGAATTGGTAGCACAAGCAAAGGCTTGATCAGCTACGCACATCACTATGCCGCCGAAGGTGAATCCATTGAACGTGCGGTATTCTGGCCTTGTTTTCATAGTCACCTTAGCGTAACCGGTGGCTAATTCCACCAGCTTGATGTCGAGGAAGCGGCTGATGGGTTCCTTTTCCACTTTGGCTCTCAGTTCGGCCAGTGTTTGAGCTTCATTATCAGATGCTGACATCCTAGCCCTCTCTAA
Coding sequences within:
- a CDS encoding PaaI family thioesterase, encoding MSASDNEAQTLAELRAKVEKEPISRFLDIKLVELATGYAKVTMKTRPEYRTFNGFTFGGIVMCVADQAFACATNSMGRASVATQFNIHFIAGSDQEDELTAECRVIRKGRRVDIAEITVNNRTGKLIAKASGTTIPLT